The Stigmatella aurantiaca DW4/3-1 genome contains the following window.
TTTCCCCCGACTGGCTTTGGGGCAGGAGCGGCCTGGAAGGACTGTTCTTGCACGAGGGTCTTCGACTGCGCATTGGCGCTGGCGCTCTCCTCCAGCCCAACATCGCGGGTGGTCTCTTGGAGGGTGCAGACGGTGCCGGCCCGACCCGAGCAGGGATCGATCGAGACGACGGTGCACTGCGTCTTCCTCGTGAACTCCGCGCACGCCTTGCACTCGTTGATGGAGGCCCATCCCTCGAGTTCCTCATGGAGCTCCTTCCATTCCGCGCGCGAAGCGGGAGCCTCTTTCCTCCAACGGATGGCTGCTTTGCAGGCCTTCCGCGCGCACATCTTCGCATCAGCGCCCTTCTTCGACTGACACTCTTGAGCGCGCAACTCCACGGCTCCCGACGCCTCGCACGTCCACTCCGGCGTCGCCCCCGGGCCGCGGGATGTCTCCCCTGAGACGAGCACGATGCTGGGCTCGGGGCAGCTATCATCCCGCTGTATCACGCAGTGGCCGCCGAACGGAGACTGCGCGGGACAAGTGCCATCGTCGCAGTGCACGATCAGCAGGCCGGCGCGTTGCTCCTCTCGGTACGTGTAGCCCGGGAGCTGGATCGTGTGGCCGCAGCCCGTGATGCGCTGCGCGCACGCAAGCTCCTTCGGCGGTTCGATCGGCACGCAGGTGCCGTCGCTCACCACTCCCTGGGGCGCCAGGTTCACCCCCACGAGCCCCAGGTTGAAGTACGCCGACTCTCGGATCTTCTCATCGCCATATCGCACCGCGAGATTCGATGCGCGGATGGACTCCGCCTTCTTCCCGCGCTTCAGCTCGCAGAGCCCAAGGTCCGCCCAGATCGCGCCATGGGTGGAGGCGGCCTCGGCGGCCTTCAGCAACAGGGGGCAGGCTCGCGCGTAGTTCTTCGCGCGATAGAAAGCGAGGCCGGCTTTCCAGTCGCTGTCCAAAGCTTGGGCGAGAGCAGGTGTCGTGACGAGCAGGACGAGGACAAGGACGGAACGCATGGGATATTCGCCTCCACCACGTGAGTGGAACTCTTTCGAACCACCACCATAAGCCGCCAGAATTCTTGCGGCGTTGGTGGGCTGCCGTCGTGGAAGAACAACTGAAAATGGGGTTTTTCAGCTTTTATTCCGGCCGGGTCTGCCAACGCATCATCAGGGCATCTCCACGGGGCTGCGGATGCGCATCTGCGGGTGCGTTGGGCTTCACGATCCGTGTATGGTCCCTGAGCCACTGTCAGCCCGGAGGCCCAGTCCATGGTGTGTTCGTTCTGCCAGCACGGAGAGTGCATCAACCCGGCGCACGCGATGCCCACTCCTCCGGCCAGAGATGCGAGGGGGTGGCCGGTCGCCCTCGGGCTGCGCTCGGTTTGGCGCCGTCTCATCGAGGAGCACTGCATCGATTTGTCCGACCCCAGCACGCTGGAGAAGGTCAATGAGATCTACTATCGAAGTGGCGGGGAGAACTTCGGTTCAGGGACCGATGCGCTGTGGACCCACAAACGGGCGGCAGGAGGGGAACTGCACACGGCCATCCGCTACTCGCGCGAGTTTCCGCAAGACGAGCGTCGCAACATCCTCATCCGCTTCATTCGCGAGGTGCGTATCCGCGGGAGCCGCACGCCGGACTTCTTGGTCCTGCACCTGGGTGAGGACGCGGTGGGTCCCGAACACGTGGAGGTCCGCACGCTGACCCAAGCGAAACAGCAGGCCCGCGTGCAGCGGTCCAAAGGTGGCACGCACAAACAACCCCTGGTGCTCTCTTCACATGCCATCGAGAGAAAGCTCTTTTATGGGCAAATCGGCCAGCAGACACCGGGCGTCATCGTCTTCCACCTTCCGTTCGCCCCCCTGGATGGCAATGCCCTCCGGAATTGGCAGGCCCTCCTCGACGGCATTCGACAGCGGAAGGTCCAGTTCCCAATGGGGCTGTACCGCATCGAAGTAACGACCGGCACCCATGATGCGACCACCAACACCCGGAGGATGTTCGTTTTCGAGCACGCCCGGCAATGGCAGGGATACGTCAAGGACCAGTATCGGTAAGGGGAAGCTGGGGGGCTTTCTTCGATTCGTGGGGAAGGACGCGCTCACACGCGCGGTCTGAGTTCCCCTCTGCGAGCGGCTGGACGACGGCCTGCTCGGTGGAGGGGAC
Protein-coding sequences here:
- a CDS encoding tetratricopeptide repeat protein gives rise to the protein MRSVLVLVLLVTTPALAQALDSDWKAGLAFYRAKNYARACPLLLKAAEAASTHGAIWADLGLCELKRGKKAESIRASNLAVRYGDEKIRESAYFNLGLVGVNLAPQGVVSDGTCVPIEPPKELACAQRITGCGHTIQLPGYTYREEQRAGLLIVHCDDGTCPAQSPFGGHCVIQRDDSCPEPSIVLVSGETSRGPGATPEWTCEASGAVELRAQECQSKKGADAKMCARKACKAAIRWRKEAPASRAEWKELHEELEGWASINECKACAEFTRKTQCTVVSIDPCSGRAGTVCTLQETTRDVGLEESASANAQSKTLVQEQSFQAAPAPKPVGGK